The Mangrovivirga cuniculi genomic sequence TAAAGGCATGGTTAGTTTTGGCAACTTTAGCTGCTCTTTACGGTCTTTTCCAGGAGTTTTTTGGGTTTATGGACTATGAGGTTCAGTGGTTATACCAGCATCCAGAGGTTGCAACACGAATATTTACTTTCGGAAGATGGAGAAGATTTAGTTTTCTTGCCAGCCCGATGAGTTTCGGAATTATAATGGCATATTCTTCATTGCTTTGCATGGTATTACTAGCAGGTCCTTTTAACAACCAGAAAAAAATCATTCTGGCATTCCTGATCGTATTGATGTTGTATGCGATGTCATTTACTGGTACCAGAACTGCTTACGCGCTTGTGCCAATAGGATTGGTTTTTTATGCTGTCCTGACTTTTAGAAAGCCAATAATAATTGGTGTTGGAGTCATGCTTTTGGCAGGTGTTGTATTCATTATTATGCCTCCATTAAATGCTCAACACTATATTATTCAGACTGCATTCAGTGGTGATGATAAATCTTATAATGTCCGGGCTCAAAACCAGGAATTTATTCAGCCTTATATTCAGAATCACCCCATTGGATTTGGATTGGGTAGTACCATGGAAGCTTCAGGGAACCCTGTTTTGTCGGGATTTCCACCTGATAGTCAATTCGTTCAGATAACTTTAGATACCGGATGGATTGGACTTTTGATTTATTTAACTATATTCTTTTTAGGATTAAAAATTGGTGTCGAGGCTTATTTCAAATCCAATGATGGAGTCATGAAAATATTTTTGGCTGCCTTGCTAACTTCTATATTCACTGTTATGGTTGCCAATTACCCTCAGGAAGCAATGTTAATGGAAACAATGACATTTTGGGCTATTGCTATGGGTATGGTGGCTAAAATGGCAACAATAATTACAAACAAACAAAAAAATAATACCGCTATAGAATAAATTTTATGATCATGAAGAAAAATCTATTAATCATTTTTATTTTCATCGGAGCATTATCACTAAATGCTCAGAATGTTGACTATGATAAAGTTATTTTGCCCGAAGAAGCTACCGGGCTATCATTTGAAGAAAAATTAGTCAGGCTGGCCTGGCTCAACTACCCACTTAATCGTGTTGCTGAAAATAATGTAGAGGTTGCACGAAAAGATATCCATCTCGCTCAATGGGACTGGCTTGATAATGTTGAAGCTCAGGGTAACCTTAATGAATTTAATATCGATCCTGCACCGGGTGAAGGCAACCAGTTCTTTCCAAGATATAACTTCCGTTTAACTTTAAAACTCGGAGACCTGGTCAATACTCCTGTTGAGGTGAAAAGAGCCAAGGCTATTTATAGAAATTCAATTGAGGAAGTTAATGCTCAGAAATTAACTATTCGTAAAGAAGTACTTCAGCGATATGAAAACTTTAAACTGTATGATGAACTTTTAAGGATTTATACTGTATCAATGGAAGATGCTAATGCTGAGGCTAAACTTCTGGAAGAAAAATTTAAAAATGGTGAAACTACACTAAATGAATATAATTCAGCATTACGTGTTTATAATACAGAAAGAATTAAGCGAATGACTACCCAAAGAGATCGCGAAATCGCTAAACTCGAGGTAGAAGAGATGATTGGAATGAAGCTTGAGGAGGTTAATTAATTAATTCATGATAATGAGTTAACATCTGACTAGCGGCATTTTCCCAGGAGAAAAAGGAGGCACGTTTTAATCCCAGAGATTTTAAGTCCTCCCTTTTCTCTTTATTTTTTGAAAGATCAAGGAGAGCCTCTGTTATAGTCTCAGGTTTATATGGGTCAATGAGTCTCGCAGCATTTCCTGCCACTTCAGGCATTGAAGAAGTATTTGATGTGATTACCGGCGTATTACATGCCATTGCTTCAATAATTGGTAAACCAAAACTTTCTCTCAATGATGGGTACACATAAATTTTGGCAAGATTATAAATCAAAGGCATTTCATCTGCACTTATATATCCTGGAAGAATGAAATGAAACCTGTATTTACTATAGCCTGTCTTTTCTAAAATTGATTTCAAGACATTTTCATCCAGATCCAAAACCACCATTTTCAAAGGACTATCACCTGATTTTTCAAGGTAATCGCAATAAGCCTTGATCATAGCCGGTGTATTTTTTTTAGGTGCAGTATTACCTAAAAACAGGATAAAGTCTTCCGGAAGATTATACCGGGTTTTAAACTCATCAAGTTTTGCCTGATCTTCTATTGGTTTAAAGTTTTTACTTTTTGCATTATAAACTACTGAGATTTTCTCATCAGGAATATTTAATCGTTTTATAATTTTTTCTTTTTCAAATTCAGAAACCGTAATTATTTTTTTGCATTTGCAGCTACGCGGGGGACTACCAGGCGACGATAAATATTTCCAAAATTTTGATAAGTTGTTCCTTTAAAGTTTAAAGATTCCAGGTAAATAATATCATGAAGGGTTAATATGGTCTTTACCCCCGGGAATAATGGTCCGGTGTTACTTGTACAATGTAATAGGTCAGGATCAAACTTTTTTACTTTTGATGGAAGAAGGTGCTGTTCCCAAAGAGGATAGGGTTGACTTTTGGTCTTTGTTATTGTAACGTTATTTTTACTGGAAAGGCAATTGTTATCTTCATCGTCTTTGATAAAGATTCTGATCTCATCGGAAGGCTCAAGATCTTGCATGGCGCGAATTAATTCTAAAGTAACTACTTCCATTCCATGCTTTCTAGGTCTGAATAACCTCTGTGCTTCAATTGCAATTCTCATCTTACTTAATTTTTTTTCTGAATTTCCTGCTAATTTCTCTGGTAAAAAGCTCCGATCCTTCATTATTCAAATGGCCAAAATCAAAAGAATATTTAGCCAAGTAAAGTTCAGGATATTCAATACCACTCGAAACACTTATCACTTGTTCTTCTGGGAACTGGTTCAGGATTGGAATTAATTCCATATAATTTTCTTTAGTCTGACGAGGGGGAAATAATATGAATACTCTTATGCCTTTTGATTCCAGTTTTGATATAATCCCTTCCAGATAGTTATAATGATATTGGTTAAAGCTATCATAACTTTGATCAGAATAGCTTTCGATGCTAATATTTTTATAGGTGGTAGCAGAAGATGTGTCTCTGAGAAAATCCTCGTATCTGGCTTTTAAAACTGACCTGTCAGCCTCATCTGTAGTTGGATCAATCATCTCATCCATTAATGGGAAATATCCACTTTGATATGGCCCAAGGTAATATTGATATTTTTCTGATTTGGTATCGATTGTCTGATATTCGAGATAATTTGAAATATATCCTGCATTAGTAAACTCTAATGAATATGATAGAAGATGGCTAATTGAACCATAAATTTTATTTATTGTGGATCTGTTCGAGTTTAAGATTGATCTTACTCCAAAAACCACTGATTCTTTATCATACCAAAAAGTACTCCTTATAGTACCAAGGTTTTTTACACTTACGTGATTGGTATTCATCAATTCTATAAAAACATTATCAAGATCTCCATTTTCAAGAGAATCGGACAGAGCATCAAGAAACCTGTATGTATCTGCCGCACTCATAGTATGAACACCGAAATTAAATGTTTTGGTATCAATTCCTGACCTGTTATTGATGCTATCAAAAGTACCTACATTTACCTGGCGATACAAACGACTTGAACCGATCATCAGAGTGTTATATTTTTCCAGGTTTTCAGTGAAATGATTGTATTTACTATCCAGCCTTTCAAAACCCCAGGTAACGGGCAGGGTTATAAATTGCTTGATTATCACATTAATGATCAAAACTGATAAGCAAAGAAGGAATATTTTAAATAGTAGCTTTTTCATATCAGAACTGGAAATAAATGAAGTCATTGCTAGTGAAAATCCCGAAATTCAGAATAGTAGCGATAAGAAGTATATAAAAAGCCCATCTTATCGGTTTCCCTTTAAACGTCATCCAATCTTCTATTTCTTTGTTTCCCTGTAAATTCTGAATTATTTCCAGAATAAAAATAAATGCAACAGATGCAATCAGCTGATTTCCTGAAGCATCTAATAAATCAAAGCTTAATTGCGATGCATTTATTTCTATACTATTTGAAAATAGGACGATTGCTTCTGAAATATTATTGGCTCTGAAAAACACCCAGCCAATTAACACTAAAATAAAGGTAGAAAAGAGCTGAATCTTATTATACAACCAGGGAACTTTATTTAACCCGATCTTTTCATTAATTCTATTTTTAGGTTTCTCATATAAGATGGCAAAAATCAGGTAAAAGCCGTGTAGTGCTCCCCAAACTATAAATGTCCAGTTAGCTCC encodes the following:
- a CDS encoding glycosyltransferase produces the protein MRIAIEAQRLFRPRKHGMEVVTLELIRAMQDLEPSDEIRIFIKDDEDNNCLSSKNNVTITKTKSQPYPLWEQHLLPSKVKKFDPDLLHCTSNTGPLFPGVKTILTLHDIIYLESLNFKGTTYQNFGNIYRRLVVPRVAANAKK
- a CDS encoding O-antigen ligase family protein; amino-acid sequence: MTISLISLRAGGVVIMVLGFTLGWVRKYLPVDIPVGLALDGVCFVLLIYILLRMKSEKRFSFPNNALTWVWLTFVLYVFVQIANPYAYNRSLWFNGFRTALFPFMAYILFYNIVQNKETVKLFIKAWLVLATLAALYGLFQEFFGFMDYEVQWLYQHPEVATRIFTFGRWRRFSFLASPMSFGIIMAYSSLLCMVLLAGPFNNQKKIILAFLIVLMLYAMSFTGTRTAYALVPIGLVFYAVLTFRKPIIIGVGVMLLAGVVFIIMPPLNAQHYIIQTAFSGDDKSYNVRAQNQEFIQPYIQNHPIGFGLGSTMEASGNPVLSGFPPDSQFVQITLDTGWIGLLIYLTIFFLGLKIGVEAYFKSNDGVMKIFLAALLTSIFTVMVANYPQEAMLMETMTFWAIAMGMVAKMATIITNKQKNNTAIE
- a CDS encoding TolC family protein, which codes for MKKNLLIIFIFIGALSLNAQNVDYDKVILPEEATGLSFEEKLVRLAWLNYPLNRVAENNVEVARKDIHLAQWDWLDNVEAQGNLNEFNIDPAPGEGNQFFPRYNFRLTLKLGDLVNTPVEVKRAKAIYRNSIEEVNAQKLTIRKEVLQRYENFKLYDELLRIYTVSMEDANAEAKLLEEKFKNGETTLNEYNSALRVYNTERIKRMTTQRDREIAKLEVEEMIGMKLEEVN
- a CDS encoding glycosyltransferase family 4 protein translates to MITVSEFEKEKIIKRLNIPDEKISVVYNAKSKNFKPIEDQAKLDEFKTRYNLPEDFILFLGNTAPKKNTPAMIKAYCDYLEKSGDSPLKMVVLDLDENVLKSILEKTGYSKYRFHFILPGYISADEMPLIYNLAKIYVYPSLRESFGLPIIEAMACNTPVITSNTSSMPEVAGNAARLIDPYKPETITEALLDLSKNKEKREDLKSLGLKRASFFSWENAASQMLTHYHELIN